In Actinomyces sp. zg-332, the following proteins share a genomic window:
- a CDS encoding ORF6N domain-containing protein: MVEENKEIVVIDETTIKDKICSIRSQKVMLDFELAEIYGYETKNFNRQVKNNIEKFEGEDFMFQLTENEYENLRCKNFTSSWGGSRYLPYAFTEQGIYMLMTVLRGELAIKQSKALIRMFKQMKDFIIENRDFITSKELIQITLQTNQNTNDIMQHSKEIASLGDKLTTLATKEDLKKIMDNFIDPDTYKHFLLMNGDKIEADVAYTKIYKSAKKSIYVIDNYIGLKTLELLRGAKDNVEVIIFSDNVRNKDMLTKNILNDFRRAYPNINLKIKTAGKKYHDWYIAIDYGTDNEVFYLCGASSKDAGNKISTISKIEESSKGMYHACLVEC; encoded by the coding sequence GTGGTAGAAGAAAATAAAGAAATTGTGGTAATAGATGAAACTACAATTAAAGACAAGATTTGTAGTATAAGAAGCCAAAAAGTAATGCTTGATTTTGAGTTGGCTGAGATATATGGGTATGAAACTAAAAACTTTAATAGACAAGTCAAGAATAATATTGAGAAGTTTGAAGGCGAAGATTTTATGTTCCAACTGACTGAAAATGAGTATGAAAACTTGAGGTGCAAAAATTTCACCTCAAGTTGGGGTGGTTCAAGGTACTTACCGTATGCCTTTACAGAACAAGGTATTTATATGCTTATGACAGTGTTAAGAGGTGAGCTTGCAATTAAACAAAGTAAGGCTTTGATACGGATGTTTAAGCAGATGAAAGACTTTATTATTGAAAACAGGGACTTCATAACTTCAAAGGAGTTGATACAAATCACTCTTCAAACAAATCAAAATACCAATGATATTATGCAACATTCAAAGGAAATAGCAAGCTTAGGAGACAAACTTACTACATTAGCAACAAAAGAAGATTTGAAGAAAATAATGGATAACTTTATAGACCCAGATACATATAAACATTTCTTATTGATGAATGGAGATAAGATTGAGGCAGATGTTGCTTATACTAAAATATATAAGTCTGCAAAGAAAAGTATTTATGTAATAGATAACTATATAGGCTTGAAAACACTAGAATTATTGAGGGGTGCAAAAGATAATGTAGAAGTTATTATATTTAGTGACAATGTAAGAAATAAAGATATGCTTACGAAAAATATCCTAAATGATTTTAGAAGAGCTTACCCTAATATCAACTTAAAAATTAAGACTGCAGGTAAAAAGTATCACGATTGGTATATTGCAATAGACTACGGTACAGATAATGAAGTTTTTTACCTTTGTGGAGCATCGTCAAAAGATGCAGGAAATAAAATATCAACAATTTCAAAAATAGAGGAATCTTCTAAGGGTATGTATCATGCATGTTTGGTGGAATGCTAA
- a CDS encoding IclR family transcriptional regulator, translating to MEENLCNSGVGVLDKVVAILNCLETGPASLAQLVEQTHFARPTVHRLALALEYHRIITRDNAGRFVLGPRLSELSAAVGEDRLLALALPVLKALCDHTHESTQLYTRQGDQRVCVAAVERQVGLRNSVPIGAVLPMKVGSAAQVLLAWEDPDKIIRSLRNATFNAMTLSNVRKCGWAQSVGEREQGVASVSAPIRGSSGKVIAAISVSGPIERMGHQPGRLHGLAVIAAANKLTELLQRSSH from the coding sequence ATGGAAGAAAATCTTTGTAATTCAGGTGTTGGTGTACTAGATAAAGTTGTCGCTATTTTGAACTGTCTGGAGACAGGTCCTGCTTCCTTAGCACAACTGGTTGAGCAGACCCATTTCGCTAGACCTACAGTTCATAGGCTAGCTCTTGCTCTTGAATATCACCGAATAATTACTAGAGATAATGCTGGTCGTTTCGTACTAGGTCCTAGGCTTAGCGAACTATCAGCTGCTGTTGGTGAAGATAGACTCCTAGCACTAGCTCTTCCTGTACTTAAAGCTTTGTGCGATCACACTCATGAGTCTACTCAGCTGTACACTCGTCAAGGTGATCAGCGTGTGTGTGTTGCTGCTGTTGAAAGACAAGTCGGTTTACGTAATTCTGTCCCAATTGGTGCTGTACTACCTATGAAAGTTGGTTCCGCAGCTCAAGTTCTACTAGCTTGGGAAGATCCTGATAAAATCATACGCTCACTGAGAAATGCAACTTTTAACGCAATGACCTTATCAAATGTTCGTAAGTGTGGCTGGGCTCAGTCAGTAGGTGAACGTGAACAAGGAGTTGCCTCCGTATCAGCACCTATACGTGGAAGCTCTGGAAAAGTTATTGCAGCTATATCAGTTTCTGGTCCAATTGAACGCATGGGACACCAACCAGGGCGATTACACGGTCTTGCTGTTATTGCAGCAGCTAACAAGTTGACAGAATTACTACAAAGATCCAGTCACTAA
- a CDS encoding glycosyltransferase family 4 protein, whose translation MEYNVKSDKKYKIAIISDYFQPRLGGIESHVKDLATTLASNGHKVRLVTSTFDYSTHNTKAVKLFETHHIAEKQNGYYVDRIFTKLPANFPYAFYSSEHIKAIIQDADIVHIHVGVISPFSQQAVKIAQDMGKPVVVTWHCVLGALKTYCKYCLGVKKWVERGAVMTAVSTCHAKQLEETFSLPFEVLPNAINVQEWAKGQRLDENKNNSETLVRICASMRFTFRKRVLQLVRIMSKVDRQLKEYNKLNATYCTVNGESFTPKDFTLDLYGNGTLTPVVKMLIKIYGLENKVFLRGRKTKQELKTSYHNKDIYVVTCLTESFGIAALEARTAGLPIVARKNTGVSDFVLDDVNGKLCENDEEMVEEICNLIMQNSLREEIKNTNTMLSPTQDWNTVYEQTISYYEKAITNIQS comes from the coding sequence ATGGAATACAACGTTAAAAGTGACAAAAAATATAAAATAGCAATTATTAGTGACTATTTTCAGCCTAGGCTTGGTGGAATTGAATCCCATGTAAAGGATTTAGCAACAACTTTAGCCTCAAATGGACATAAAGTACGTTTGGTAACTTCAACTTTTGACTACTCGACCCATAATACGAAAGCTGTTAAACTGTTCGAAACTCACCACATTGCAGAAAAACAAAACGGTTACTATGTTGACCGTATCTTCACTAAGTTACCTGCCAACTTTCCTTATGCCTTTTATTCTTCTGAACACATAAAAGCAATAATACAAGATGCTGATATAGTACATATACATGTCGGTGTAATATCGCCTTTTTCTCAACAAGCAGTGAAAATAGCTCAAGATATGGGTAAGCCTGTTGTAGTTACTTGGCATTGCGTACTAGGTGCTTTAAAAACCTACTGCAAATACTGTTTGGGCGTAAAGAAATGGGTTGAACGTGGGGCTGTAATGACTGCTGTATCAACTTGTCATGCTAAGCAACTAGAAGAGACTTTTTCTTTACCATTTGAAGTACTACCAAATGCTATAAACGTTCAAGAATGGGCAAAAGGACAAAGACTGGATGAGAATAAAAATAATAGCGAAACTTTAGTCAGAATTTGTGCTTCTATGCGTTTTACTTTCCGTAAAAGAGTATTACAACTAGTTAGAATCATGAGCAAAGTTGATAGACAACTGAAAGAATACAATAAACTCAATGCTACATATTGCACAGTAAATGGCGAAAGTTTTACTCCTAAAGATTTCACTTTAGATTTATACGGAAATGGAACTTTGACTCCTGTAGTAAAAATGCTGATTAAGATTTATGGTTTAGAAAATAAAGTATTTTTGCGTGGAAGAAAAACAAAGCAAGAGTTAAAAACCTCTTACCATAATAAAGATATTTATGTAGTCACGTGTTTGACTGAATCATTTGGTATAGCTGCTTTAGAAGCTAGAACAGCAGGATTACCTATTGTAGCTCGTAAAAATACAGGTGTATCAGATTTTGTCCTAGATGATGTAAACGGTAAGCTGTGCGAAAACGATGAAGAAATGGTAGAGGAGATTTGTAACTTAATTATGCAAAATAGTTTGCGTGAAGAAATAAAAAATACAAACACTATGCTTAGCCCAACACAGGATTGGAATACTGTTTACGAGCAAACTATCAGCTACTACGAAAAAGCAATAACTAATATACAGTCATAA
- a CDS encoding RidA family protein, with product MSGLNVVLPRNTENAPVSELSAQTSAFSHYNNLSAQLPVDPKTGALVAGGVKEQAEQCFKNIKEVVESIDHSLNDVIRVTIFLKNILDIEAVDGVYKSFFPTYVPTRTVVAVADLPLGAEVQVEALVSNAVGTIPNAPQAGDILKYVNNTSEAPLSALSSQTVAFSHYNNITAQLPVSPKTGQIVSECVKEQTAQCLKNIKAILNSVDVTMDDIVKITIFVTDLADVEAVNEVYTKFFPDSGIARAVKYFPARTVVEVAALPLHAKVQVEAVVSHGDGTPPQLVEDRHGIIIEANNTDGAPASEISSHSVAFSHYNNISAQLPVDPKTGALVAGGVKEQAEQCFKNIKAIIESVDHVLEDAVKVNLYLKDLSDLAAVDEVYTKYFGASAARRVVGVSNLPLGALVQVDAIFGNAEGTPPLV from the coding sequence ATGAGCGGTTTAAACGTAGTATTACCAAGAAATACAGAAAATGCTCCAGTGAGTGAACTAAGTGCTCAGACATCAGCTTTTTCACACTACAACAACCTATCAGCACAGCTACCAGTTGATCCAAAAACTGGTGCTCTAGTTGCTGGTGGTGTAAAGGAACAGGCTGAACAGTGCTTCAAGAACATCAAAGAAGTTGTAGAAAGCATCGACCACAGCCTAAATGATGTAATTCGTGTAACCATTTTCCTAAAGAATATCCTAGATATTGAAGCTGTAGATGGTGTATACAAGTCATTCTTCCCAACATACGTTCCAACTCGTACAGTAGTTGCTGTTGCAGACCTACCACTAGGTGCTGAAGTTCAGGTTGAAGCTCTAGTATCAAACGCTGTAGGTACTATTCCAAACGCACCACAAGCTGGCGATATTCTAAAGTATGTAAACAACACATCAGAAGCTCCATTGTCTGCTCTATCATCACAGACAGTTGCTTTCTCACACTACAACAACATCACAGCACAGCTACCAGTTAGCCCAAAGACTGGCCAGATTGTTTCAGAGTGTGTAAAAGAACAGACAGCACAGTGTTTGAAGAACATCAAAGCTATCCTAAACAGCGTTGATGTAACAATGGACGATATCGTAAAGATTACAATTTTCGTAACAGACCTAGCTGATGTTGAAGCTGTAAACGAAGTTTACACAAAGTTCTTCCCAGATTCAGGTATTGCTCGTGCAGTTAAGTACTTCCCAGCACGCACAGTTGTTGAAGTAGCAGCTTTGCCATTGCACGCTAAAGTACAGGTTGAAGCAGTTGTATCACACGGTGATGGTACACCTCCACAGCTAGTTGAAGACCGCCACGGTATCATCATTGAAGCAAATAACACAGACGGTGCTCCAGCATCTGAAATTTCATCACACTCAGTTGCTTTCTCACACTACAATAACATTTCAGCACAGCTACCAGTTGATCCAAAGACTGGTGCTCTAGTTGCTGGTGGTGTAAAGGAACAGGCTGAACAGTGCTTCAAGAACATCAAGGCTATCATCGAAAGCGTTGATCACGTTCTAGAAGATGCTGTTAAAGTTAACCTATACCTAAAGGATCTATCAGATCTAGCAGCTGTTGATGAAGTTTACACAAAGTACTTCGGTGCAAGTGCAGCTCGTCGCGTTGTTGGTGTATCAAACCTACCACTAGGTGCTTTGGTACAGGTAGATGCTATCTTCGGTAACGCTGAAGGTACACCTCCATTGGTATAA
- a CDS encoding G5 domain-containing protein gives MFLEASDDELLLREKGFWAKTPVIVICFILFWPFGLLLIYFYRKSWLSGSKLFLITVMCVALSLFGYYLTLSQKVVSNETRSVAIAFSTEKKQDKDLEKGKEVVVTKGVDGIKRVTYKVTKVDGEVVSEEKIKEKIVKRPVKQVVKVGTKEKEEEKEDTKEQNDSGANPNGQGSTPSNPSNPAPRQPRPQPAPQPQPQPAPQPAPQPQPSNNLPLKAICTDGSVSYQDNPSKPDYRGMCSGHGGIAQKLGRVP, from the coding sequence ATGTTTTTAGAAGCAAGTGATGACGAATTACTTTTACGAGAAAAGGGATTTTGGGCTAAAACTCCAGTTATCGTTATTTGTTTTATACTGTTTTGGCCTTTCGGACTGTTGCTCATATATTTTTACCGTAAGTCTTGGTTGAGTGGTAGTAAGTTATTTCTTATCACTGTAATGTGTGTTGCTTTGTCTCTTTTTGGATATTACTTAACTCTTTCACAAAAGGTAGTTAGCAATGAGACGAGATCAGTTGCAATAGCTTTTTCGACGGAGAAAAAGCAGGATAAAGATTTAGAAAAAGGTAAAGAAGTAGTAGTTACAAAAGGTGTAGATGGCATAAAGCGTGTCACTTATAAAGTAACTAAAGTTGATGGCGAAGTTGTATCTGAAGAAAAAATAAAAGAGAAAATAGTTAAGAGACCTGTAAAACAAGTCGTTAAAGTAGGAACTAAGGAAAAGGAAGAAGAAAAAGAAGATACAAAAGAACAAAATGATAGTGGTGCAAATCCTAACGGTCAGGGTAGCACACCTTCTAATCCTTCTAACCCTGCTCCTAGACAACCTCGACCTCAGCCAGCACCTCAACCTCAACCGCAACCTGCTCCTCAGCCGGCACCACAACCACAGCCATCAAATAATCTTCCTCTAAAAGCTATTTGTACTGATGGTAGTGTAAGTTACCAAGATAATCCTTCAAAACCTGATTATAGAGGAATGTGCTCAGGACATGGAGGTATTGCTCAAAAACTTGGACGAGTACCATAG
- a CDS encoding G5 domain-containing protein: protein MFNKKNNKKGISVALAVILGSSLVLTGCSTQSGKEVKTEKTKVPIPYEVKIVEDNTLEKGKDVTKVEGKDGVKVLVSEVTIENGKIVKRKQIKEEIAKKPVDKVITVGTKE from the coding sequence ATGTTTAATAAAAAGAATAATAAAAAAGGTATTTCTGTAGCATTGGCTGTTATTTTAGGTTCTTCATTAGTCTTGACAGGGTGTAGTACCCAAAGTGGCAAAGAAGTAAAAACTGAAAAAACTAAAGTTCCTATTCCATATGAGGTTAAAATCGTAGAAGATAACACTCTTGAAAAAGGTAAGGATGTTACAAAAGTAGAAGGTAAAGACGGCGTTAAAGTTCTTGTATCTGAAGTAACTATAGAAAATGGAAAAATAGTTAAAAGAAAACAAATTAAAGAAGAAATTGCTAAAAAACCAGTTGATAAAGTTATTACTGTAGGCACAAAGGAATAA
- the gltX gene encoding glutamate--tRNA ligase translates to MNTDTHSDLSNVRVRFCPSPTGTPHVGMVRTCLFNWAYARHTGGTFVFRIEDTDAARDSEESFNQIIESLKWLGLDWDEGIGVGGPNGPYRQSERMDIYKEVAQKLLENGYAYESFSTPEEIEQRHKQAGRDPKLGYDGYDRNLSAEEKQKFLDEGRKPVLRMRMPDEDITFTDLVRGDITFKAGVVPDYVIVRANGDPLYTLTNPVDDAMMDINTILRGEDILSSTPRQIVMHKALVELGIGKQIPEFGHLPYVMGEGNKKLSKRDPESNLLLHKENGMIPEGLLNYLALLGWSISPDNDIFTKEEMIATFDVHDVNPNPARFDQKKCNAINAEHIRRLAEEDFMRRVVPYLFASGFVSSDQYDELSEKERFVLKQACPLIQTRVQVLGESSGMLGFLFTANENLQLDEKAVSKLRDDALHVLEVAKEVIETMSDFTTNALHDELSRVLVEGEGIKPRFAFTPLRVAVTGRQVSPPLFESMEILGKEDCLIRIESLISALK, encoded by the coding sequence ATGAATACTGATACTCATTCGGATCTTTCAAACGTACGTGTTCGTTTCTGTCCATCACCAACCGGTACTCCTCACGTTGGTATGGTTAGAACTTGTTTATTTAACTGGGCTTATGCTCGTCATACAGGCGGTACTTTTGTTTTCCGTATTGAAGATACCGATGCAGCTAGAGATAGCGAAGAATCATTTAATCAAATTATTGAATCATTGAAATGGCTAGGTTTAGATTGGGACGAAGGCATTGGAGTCGGAGGACCAAATGGTCCGTATCGTCAATCTGAACGCATGGATATTTATAAAGAAGTTGCTCAGAAACTGCTAGAAAACGGCTATGCTTATGAGTCTTTTTCCACTCCAGAAGAAATTGAGCAACGTCACAAGCAAGCTGGTCGTGATCCTAAACTAGGTTACGATGGCTATGACCGTAACTTATCTGCAGAAGAAAAGCAAAAGTTCTTGGATGAAGGTCGCAAACCAGTATTGCGTATGCGTATGCCTGATGAAGATATAACTTTCACTGATTTGGTTCGTGGAGATATTACTTTTAAAGCAGGGGTTGTACCTGACTACGTTATTGTGCGTGCCAATGGGGATCCTTTGTACACTTTGACTAATCCTGTTGATGACGCAATGATGGATATTAACACTATTTTGCGTGGTGAAGATATTTTGTCCTCAACTCCTCGTCAAATTGTTATGCATAAGGCTTTGGTGGAGCTTGGAATTGGTAAGCAAATTCCAGAATTTGGTCACTTGCCTTATGTTATGGGTGAGGGAAATAAGAAACTTTCTAAGCGTGACCCTGAATCTAACCTGCTATTACACAAAGAAAACGGTATGATTCCAGAAGGTTTACTCAACTATTTAGCTTTGCTTGGCTGGTCAATTTCTCCTGATAACGATATTTTCACTAAAGAAGAAATGATAGCTACTTTTGATGTGCATGATGTAAATCCTAACCCTGCACGTTTTGATCAAAAGAAATGCAACGCTATAAATGCTGAGCATATTCGTAGGCTCGCTGAAGAAGATTTTATGAGACGAGTTGTTCCATATCTATTTGCTTCAGGATTTGTGTCATCTGACCAGTACGATGAGTTGTCTGAAAAAGAACGCTTTGTGTTGAAGCAAGCTTGTCCTTTGATTCAGACAAGAGTACAGGTTTTGGGTGAGTCTTCAGGAATGCTAGGTTTCTTGTTTACCGCTAATGAGAACTTACAGTTGGACGAAAAAGCTGTTTCTAAGCTAAGAGATGATGCTTTGCACGTCTTAGAAGTAGCTAAAGAAGTCATAGAAACTATGAGCGACTTTACTACTAATGCTTTGCATGACGAGTTATCTCGTGTCTTAGTTGAAGGTGAGGGAATAAAGCCTCGCTTTGCTTTCACTCCTTTACGTGTAGCAGTTACAGGACGTCAAGTATCTCCGCCTTTGTTTGAGTCAATGGAAATTCTAGGTAAAGAAGATTGCTTAATTAGAATTGAATCTTTGATTTCTGCGTTGAAGTAA
- a CDS encoding MalY/PatB family protein, giving the protein MEYSTDKSNDVTVSKDDIFKTLDSITKEQLRTQGQLKWNLYPDCIGAWVAETDYGTSPRVANALHKAIDTNLLGYMPNGLTDNLKKACAAFQKNNFNWDVKPENIFLLPDVLTCLHIILDNFIPEKAPVIVLTPAYMPFLTIPLDHDHPIIEIPAERDEKGIYKINLEKLEEAFKGGAKLLILCNPWNPIGRVLSADELNNISEVVSRYDGLVFNDEIHSSLVIDSAVQHINYPNVNDVAAHHTITATAASKGWNIPGLKSAQVIITNSKLADKYAPIGDKYAKAMPPIGVIAAIAAYTDDSGWIEAVREYIFRNALLVEKMLSNVAELEYTKPQGTYLSWIKINNLDEIVANSDLDFTDCNNSADILRKSIKVAPVAGRACGKSFDNYIRLNLAMPKPILEESINKLIDLVKSVH; this is encoded by the coding sequence ATGGAATACTCTACAGATAAAAGCAATGACGTTACAGTATCTAAAGATGACATTTTCAAAACATTAGACTCTATTACTAAAGAACAATTACGCACTCAAGGACAGCTGAAATGGAATTTATATCCAGATTGTATAGGGGCTTGGGTTGCTGAAACAGACTATGGTACTTCCCCTCGCGTTGCAAACGCATTACACAAAGCAATTGACACCAATCTTTTAGGATATATGCCTAATGGTTTAACAGATAACTTGAAAAAAGCTTGTGCCGCTTTCCAGAAAAACAATTTTAATTGGGACGTAAAACCTGAAAATATATTCTTATTACCAGATGTACTAACCTGCTTACACATTATATTAGATAATTTCATACCAGAAAAAGCACCTGTTATAGTACTTACACCTGCATATATGCCTTTCTTGACTATTCCTCTTGACCATGATCATCCAATAATTGAAATTCCTGCTGAACGTGACGAAAAAGGTATTTACAAAATAAACTTGGAAAAGCTAGAAGAAGCTTTCAAAGGTGGAGCTAAACTACTAATTTTATGTAACCCTTGGAATCCAATTGGACGTGTTTTATCAGCTGATGAGCTAAATAATATCTCAGAGGTTGTGAGTAGGTATGATGGTTTAGTGTTCAACGATGAAATACACTCTTCACTTGTAATAGATTCAGCTGTACAGCATATCAACTACCCTAATGTGAACGATGTAGCTGCTCATCACACTATTACAGCAACTGCAGCTTCAAAGGGCTGGAATATTCCTGGTCTAAAATCAGCTCAGGTCATTATTACTAACTCTAAATTAGCTGATAAGTACGCACCTATAGGTGATAAGTACGCAAAAGCTATGCCACCTATTGGTGTAATTGCAGCTATAGCAGCTTATACTGATGATTCAGGATGGATTGAAGCCGTACGTGAATATATTTTCCGCAATGCTCTACTAGTAGAAAAAATGCTGTCTAATGTTGCTGAGCTAGAATATACGAAACCACAAGGTACTTACCTATCTTGGATAAAGATAAATAACTTAGACGAAATAGTAGCAAATAGTGATTTAGATTTTACAGATTGCAATAATAGTGCGGATATACTACGTAAAAGTATTAAAGTTGCCCCTGTTGCTGGAAGAGCTTGTGGAAAATCTTTTGATAACTATATACGTTTGAATTTAGCTATGCCTAAACCAATTTTAGAGGAAAGCATAAACAAGCTTATAGACTTAGTAAAATCAGTTCATTAA
- a CDS encoding fumarylacetoacetate hydrolase family protein, which translates to MRVVRFAIDDLPKFGVLEDGSDSIVVLKSDPLFDKIEPAGQVLDLSEVRLLSPVIPRSKVVGAKLGEENKPAFFIKPNTAVVGPDVAVVKPDYAEKVYANANIGVVIKNLCKNVEVQDISKYILGYTVANNVTVKTQEIYPNDDFYTKGFDTSCVVGPWIIVDPEFEKNHLSLRTYLGKNLVSTQNIEDFSKEVLQVVSKASKIATLLPGDIVMVSYEENTSEVELDQMMRIDIDGVGSISNMLVEEEVD; encoded by the coding sequence GTGCGTGTAGTTAGGTTTGCTATAGATGACTTACCTAAATTTGGAGTGCTAGAAGATGGCAGTGATAGCATAGTAGTTTTGAAATCTGATCCTTTATTCGACAAAATAGAACCAGCTGGTCAAGTTTTAGATTTATCTGAAGTTCGCCTTTTATCTCCAGTGATACCTCGTTCTAAAGTTGTAGGTGCTAAGCTGGGTGAAGAAAATAAGCCAGCTTTCTTTATAAAACCGAATACAGCTGTAGTTGGTCCAGATGTTGCTGTAGTTAAACCTGATTATGCTGAAAAAGTATATGCTAATGCAAATATTGGTGTAGTTATCAAAAATTTGTGTAAAAATGTTGAAGTTCAGGATATCTCTAAATACATATTAGGTTACACTGTTGCGAATAACGTGACTGTAAAAACTCAAGAAATATACCCAAATGACGATTTTTATACAAAAGGCTTCGACACTTCTTGTGTAGTTGGCCCGTGGATTATTGTTGATCCTGAATTTGAAAAAAATCATCTGTCTCTGCGTACATACCTTGGGAAAAATCTGGTTTCTACACAAAATATTGAAGATTTTTCTAAAGAAGTTTTACAAGTGGTTAGTAAGGCTTCTAAAATAGCTACTTTGTTGCCTGGTGATATTGTGATGGTTTCATATGAAGAAAATACATCTGAGGTAGAGCTTGACCAAATGATGCGTATAGATATTGATGGTGTCGGGTCTATATCTAATATGCTGGTTGAAGAAGAAGTAGATTAG
- a CDS encoding alanine/glycine:cation symporter family protein — translation MIACMLKGDITDTFNTINDYIANFIGDIYSNPLERVVMFTLIASGIYFTAKTRAVQLRLFLHMIVSMVKSRKGAEGSISSFQAFAIGLASRVGTGNIAGVAIAIVIGGPGAVFWMWIIALIGMATACMESILAQLYKVPAPDGTFRGGPAYYIQRGLGSRGWGKVFAVMLIFAFGFSFNMVQANTISVVTTSTFGIDGWVVGLSLIILTTLVIFGGLKPVARSAEIIAPVMALAYIVMAIAIIAVNIDQVPGVLMSIIKGAFGFDQVTGGVTGGMLAAMTNGAKRGLFSNEAGMGSVPNAAATATVSHPVQQGLVQSLAVFVDTMLVCTSTAFIVLLGGIYKPGDASLTGADLTIKSMSNVLGQWTVIPMVVIIFLFGYSSVLGNYAYAEINVNFLRGMNASMVPLKILVIISVGVGSVASLTTAWNLADVFSGLMAVLNLFAVFTLGKWAIGALRDYEAQRKSAKDHSTEPVFISTNNPYMPGELDSQEWTKERR, via the coding sequence ATGATCGCTTGTATGTTGAAGGGTGATATTACCGATACATTTAATACAATAAACGACTACATTGCTAATTTTATTGGAGATATATACTCCAATCCGCTAGAACGTGTGGTAATGTTCACTCTTATAGCGTCGGGTATATACTTTACTGCCAAAACTAGAGCAGTACAGCTCAGGTTGTTCCTCCACATGATTGTGTCAATGGTTAAATCCAGAAAAGGCGCTGAAGGCAGTATATCTTCTTTTCAGGCTTTCGCAATTGGTCTTGCCTCTCGTGTAGGCACTGGTAATATCGCTGGTGTTGCTATAGCTATCGTAATTGGTGGTCCAGGTGCAGTATTTTGGATGTGGATAATTGCTTTGATAGGTATGGCAACTGCATGCATGGAATCAATTTTGGCTCAACTTTACAAGGTGCCCGCACCTGATGGGACTTTCCGAGGCGGTCCAGCTTACTATATTCAAAGAGGACTAGGATCTAGAGGATGGGGTAAAGTATTCGCAGTTATGCTAATTTTTGCTTTTGGTTTCTCATTTAATATGGTTCAAGCAAATACGATATCTGTTGTTACAACTTCTACTTTTGGAATTGATGGTTGGGTAGTAGGATTATCTTTAATTATTCTTACAACATTAGTTATTTTTGGTGGTTTGAAACCTGTTGCGCGTAGTGCTGAGATTATTGCTCCAGTAATGGCTTTAGCATACATAGTTATGGCGATAGCTATTATTGCTGTAAATATAGATCAAGTTCCAGGAGTTTTGATGAGTATTATAAAAGGAGCTTTTGGATTTGATCAGGTTACAGGTGGTGTAACGGGTGGAATGCTCGCAGCTATGACTAATGGTGCAAAACGTGGTTTGTTCTCTAACGAAGCTGGTATGGGTTCTGTTCCTAATGCTGCTGCAACCGCTACTGTAAGTCACCCAGTTCAACAAGGATTAGTGCAGTCTCTTGCTGTTTTTGTTGACACTATGCTAGTTTGTACTTCCACAGCTTTCATTGTGTTGCTAGGTGGAATTTATAAGCCAGGGGATGCTTCTCTAACTGGTGCTGATTTGACGATTAAATCTATGTCTAATGTTCTAGGTCAGTGGACAGTAATACCTATGGTAGTAATCATATTCTTGTTTGGTTACTCATCAGTTCTTGGTAACTATGCTTATGCTGAAATTAACGTCAACTTCTTACGTGGAATGAATGCTTCAATGGTTCCGTTGAAAATATTGGTCATAATTTCAGTTGGCGTGGGATCTGTAGCTAGCTTGACAACTGCTTGGAACTTGGCAGATGTATTCTCAGGATTGATGGCTGTATTGAACTTGTTTGCTGTATTTACATTAGGTAAGTGGGCGATAGGTGCTTTGCGTGACTATGAAGCTCAGCGTAAGAGTGCAAAGGACCACTCTACAGAGCCAGTGTTCATCTCAACTAATAATCCTTATATGCCGGGAGAATTAGATTCTCAAGAGTGGACTAAAGAAAGGCGTTAG